In one window of Gemmatimonadales bacterium DNA:
- a CDS encoding MogA/MoaB family molybdenum cofactor biosynthesis protein, with amino-acid sequence MIRVAVLTVSDGVAAGTRQDVSGAAIAEWAVARGYSVEARDVVADETAEIARRLQAWADGGALDLILTTGGTGLAARDLTPEATKAVIEREAPGIAEYIRAKGAAYVPLAVLSRGVAGVRGRTLIVNLPGSVGGVKDGLSALDPIVDHAVELLKGHTEHT; translated from the coding sequence GTGATCCGGGTGGCCGTCCTCACCGTTTCCGACGGCGTGGCCGCGGGCACCCGCCAGGACGTCTCCGGCGCCGCGATCGCCGAATGGGCGGTGGCGCGTGGGTACAGCGTTGAGGCGCGCGACGTGGTGGCGGACGAGACCGCGGAAATCGCGCGGCGGCTCCAGGCTTGGGCGGACGGCGGCGCGCTGGACCTGATCCTCACGACCGGCGGCACGGGGCTGGCGGCGCGAGACCTCACCCCCGAGGCGACCAAGGCGGTGATCGAGCGTGAGGCGCCGGGGATCGCGGAGTACATCCGGGCCAAGGGCGCGGCGTACGTCCCGCTGGCGGTTCTCTCGCGCGGAGTAGCCGGGGTGCGCGGGAGGACGCTCATCGTCAACCTTCCCGGCTCGGTGGGGGGCGTCAAGGACGGCCTGTCGGCGCTCGACCCGATCGTGGACCACGCCGTCGAGCTGCTGAAGGGTCATACCGAACACACCTGA